The window ACGATCGTTTGGTAGAAGCAGCGACTGAATATTTGCATGAGAAAGTTCGCAAGGAATATTGGGGATATGCTCCAAATGAATCTTTTACTCCAAAAGAACTGTTGTTAAAAGCACCTTATCAAGGGATTCGTCCAGCTTCAGGTTATCCAGTCCATCCCGATATTTCTCTTAATTTTATTATAAATGACTTGTTGAAAATGGAAAGAATAGGCGTAAAGTTAACATCTAATGGAGCAATTTATCCTTCTGCATCGATTGCTGGTATGTATATTGCTCATCCAAAAGCAGAATATTTCCACATTGGAAAAATAGATGATGTGCAGTTATCCGATTATGCTATAAGAAAAGGCATATCTGTAAATGAAGCTAAAAAATGGCTGGGGGAAGTTGTAACTGAACAAATAGAAATCTAATGTTAGATTTTATTAAAGGTGAAATTGTTGAATTAATTCCTGATTCAGTAATAATTGAAACAGGTAATATAGGTTATATGCTTTTCATTTCATTAAATACCTATTTTTCACTTACTAAGATAAAAAGCTGTAAGCTATATATTTATGAAGTTATCAGAGAGGAAACTCATCAACTTTTTGGTTTTATAGACAAAAAAGAGAGACAATTATTTACTCATCTTATTTCAGTACCTGGTGTAGGAGCAAATATTGCACGCATGGTTTTATCATCCTTATCTGTTTGTGAATTGGAAGAAATTATTTTTTCTGGGAATGTATCGGCTTTGCAGGCACTAAAAGGTATTGGAAACAAAACTGCTGAAAGAATTATCATTGATTTAAAAGATAAAGTAAAACCTGACAATATTCCTTCTAGTGATACTATTATCACAAACATTTCTTCTAATATTACTAAAGAAGCTATTACTGCATTGATTACGTTGGGATTCAGTCAATCGGCCTCACAAAAAGTGGTCAATAAAATTGTAAGTAATAATTCAAGTTCTACAACAATAGAACAAATCATTAAAAAAGCGTTAAAATTATTGTAAGTGTCTCTTTGTTAAGAGACAAGGGATATATTGAACTAAAAGCATTCTTCTTTATAGAAATCCAATGCTTTATTGATTTCTTTTGAATTAGCAGTTTGATTGATAGCGATTTTGCCAATCGATTTTAGCAAAGTAAAATTGATGTTCCCTGATTCGTTTTTCTTATCATTTTTCATAAACTCGTACAAACGCTGATAGTGAGAGCTATCAAAATCGAATTTTCCATAGTTTTTTTTGATAAAAAAAGTAATTTTCATCAAATGTCCCCTATCAAAACCTAAACAAATAAAGGATAAGTATAATTCACAGATAATTCCCCAAGCAACAGCATACCCATGTGGTATAGGTCGACGGATTTCATATGACAAACTTTCAAAAGCATGCCCAAATGTATGTCCCAAATTTAAAGCTTTGCGAAGTCCCTGTTCTTTGGGATCTTTCTCGACAATTTGCTTTTTTACCAATACCGATTTGAATAGTAAGTCATTTAGTTTTTGATAATTTGGTTTACTTATATTAAAACAAAGAATTTCATTTACAGTTTCTAAAGTATCCAGCAAAGCATGTTTTAACATTTCTGCATATCCAGATAAAAGATTAATAGTATCTAATGTTTTAAAAAAAATAGAATCAATTAATACTGCAACGGCAGGGGCAAAAGTCCCTATTTCATTTTTCAATCCATTGTTATTTATTCCTGTTTTTCCTCCTATAGAGGCATCTACTGATGCTAACAGTGTGGTTGGCACATTAACAAATGGAATTCCCCTTTTGAAAGTAGAAGCAGCGAATCCTCCCATATCGGTAAGCATACCTCCTCCTAAATTAATTAGTAAGGATTTCCGTGTAGCATTGTTTTCACTGAGAAATTTCCAAATTTTCGTCAAAAATTTAATATTTTTGTTACTATCCCCATTAGGGATAGTAAAGTTCCTTGCTTCCCTTATCTTCGGAATTGGCTTAATTAAAGGGAGGCACAATTGTTTTGTGCTTCTATCGGTTAGAATAAATAAGTCATCATAATTCAACGTTTTTAATAATATATCCAGGTCTGTTTTTACACTTGTGCAACGAATAATTTGTTGTTTCATATAATTTATTCTCTCTTAATTAGGGAAGGTAATTCTAAAACAACTATTCAACATTCTATTTCTATCATCTTAATCCAAGTATAACTCAAAAGACAAAAAACAATCAACGAACAACTAATCACCAAGTTTAAAAAAATGCCATTACTTTTTAAGTAAAAATGATAACCTAGTAGGGAGGATAAGACTTGAAAGTTATTTCATGTTTATCAAATTCAAATTTTTTATAAAAAATAAACTTGTTTTGTTTTAATTTTCAAAAGCTGATTTTAAAGATTCCGCAATAATTTTAAATTGTTCAGGCACAAATTGTTTTTTAGAATTATTAAAATAAATATCCGATTCCTTAGAGATAGGAATTAAATGGATATGGGCATGAGGAATTTCTAAGCCGATGATCATTAGTCCTATTTTTTTACAGTTTATTACTTTTTTCATGGCTTTAGCTACCTTTTTTGCAAAAATCACCATTGAGGCAAGGGTTGAGTCGTCCAGATTAAAGAAGTAATCTTCTTCCTTTTTTGAAACAACTAGAACATGTCCTTTAGTGATTGGATTGATATCTAGAAATGCATAGAAAAGTTCATTTTCTGCTATTTTGTAAGAGGGGATATCTCCTTCTATAATCTTAGTAAAAATTGTACTCATATTGAAATACTTAATATCTCGAAATATATAATTCCTGAAGGAGTTTTTATTTCTGCAATTTCACCGACTTTTTTACCAATCAATCCTTTGCTAATAGGAGTATTGATAGATATTTTACCTGCTTTTAGGTCAGTTTCTGCTTCTGAAACAAGAGTATAAACTGTCGTTTGACCATTTTTAATATTGCGTAAGGTAACCTTATTCAATATTTGTATTGAGTTAGTTTGAATATGACTTTCATCTATCAGGCGAGTGTTGGCAACTAGAGATTTTAGTTGTGTAATCTTTAATTCTAGTATGCTCTGTGCTTCTCTTGCTGCATTATACTCAACATTTTCGGATAGATCTCCCTTCTCGCGAGCTTCTGCTATTTGTTTTATAATTGATGGTCGTTCCTCGGACTCCAAATAAACTATTTCTTCAAGCAATTTGTCATAGCCCCCTTTTGTCATGTAGTTGATAGCCATTTGTATTTTTTTAACTAAAAAACAAAAAAGAATTCCAATCTTAGACTAGAACTCCCTCTCTGTTGTTTTTACAATTTTTCATGAAGGTAAAGGTCTTTTGCAAAAAAAACAAATCTATAATAGGCTCAAGTTAACCTTAGTTTCAGCGAGATATATTGAAAAAATTGTTGGAAATTTAAATTTATCCCTGATTACATTTTCTACAAACAGACTTATTCTTTGATTGTAAGGGTAGATGATTGTAGGGATTATAGGGTAGAAAAACGTTTTCTTTTTTGAACTTAATACAAATGTGCTTAATCTTTTTTAATAATATTAGAGTGGCTCTCATCTCTTGACAAGATTCAGTATTGTTACCCTGTAAATGTAAATTTCAAAAAATAAGAACTTTTTTCTGAAGTTTTGCAAATTTTATAAAAATGATTATTCCAACATTGTTAATTTTGTTTGATTTTTTTATTACATCTTTTTTATATTCTTGTTTCTTTTGATTTTTTTGCATCAAAGACCTTACTTCCCCTGAACTGATTAGTATTATTATATGAGAATTTTTTGTTTAAATATCTATCTACTTGTAAATGTACAAGCCTTTAGTGAAATACATTGTTAATATGAAGGTGAGAGAATGTATTAATTTCGCGATCGTTTTCTTGTAGGGTTATATTTTTGTTGTTTTTCTCGTCATAATAGTTAAGATATAGTTATTACAGTTTTTAGAATACTTTTAGCATTCCCTAATTAAATTTTGTTCTTTTCTTGTCTAACTTTCTCAGACGAGAAATTTTCATCTATAAAAAATAGCTTTACATGCTATTGAATTTTTATATGATTTTGATGAAACTGATATTTATTGAAAGGTTGTTTGTATACATTATAGTTGTAGGGATAAGTAATTTTTTAATATGAATTGTAATAAAAGCGATGAGAAGTTTTCAAAAAAATGACTTTATTCATCCAATTGAATTGACTGCTAAAGTTTTTGCTTTGCTTTGCTTTGTTTTATTTTGTGTATTTACACAAACAAGCGAGTGTATCTATTTAATAAATCCTTGAATCTAGGTGTTCAATCTTCTTTAAAAAAGATTATTTGAATTATTATAAGAATTATTTTTGTGTAAAATGTTTTATATAAATGCTTCAATCAATGACCGGTTTTGGGAAGGCAATAGTAAAACTTCCCAATAAAAAGGTAAGTATAGAAATCAAATCACTTAATAGTAAGCAATTGAACTTAAATGTCCGTATACCTGCTGTTTTTCGTGAAAAAGAGGTAGAGATTCGCGATTTACTATTTCAAACAGTGGAAAGAGGGAAAGTTGATTTTGTTATTTGTATAGAATATACTGATATGAAAATTTCTTCTCAAATAAATAAAGATTCTGTTGGGAGTTATTTTTCTCAAGTTAGAGAGATAGCAGAGAGTTTGAATATTCCTTTTTCTCTTGATTGTCTTCCGATGATTCTTTCTCTCCCGGGAACAATTGAGACAAAGTTTGTCGAATTGAGTGAAATCGAATGGAAGACCATAAAACAAGCAATACAGGAAGCATTAAATGCATTTACTGAATTTCGTTTACAAGAAGGGGTAATGCTGAAAATTATTTTCAGAAATAAGATTAGAGCAATTGGTGGTTTTTTGCAAGAAATTGATAAATATGAGTCAGAACGTATAGAAAGAATTAGAACAAAACTTATCGAATCAATTAAGCAGATTGGGATTTTATCTTATGACGAGAATCGCCTTGAACAAGAAATGGTATATTATATTGAACGATTGGATATAAGTGAAGAAAAAGCAAGATTGAAAAATCATATAGAATATTTTTTGGAAACAGTGGAAAAAGAAAAAAGTCAAGGATGCAAATTGGGATTTATTGCACAAGAAATTGGACGAGAAATTAATACATTAGGTGCTAAATCTAATCATATTGAAATGCAAAAAATTGTTGTTCAAATGAAAGATGAACTAGAACAGATAAAGGAACAGGTACAGAACGTTTTATGACATTACTAATTTACTATTGTTGTGTTGAATC of the Candidatus Azobacteroides pseudotrichonymphae genomovar. CFP2 genome contains:
- the aroB gene encoding 3-dehydroquinate synthase, with translation MKQQIIRCTSVKTDLDILLKTLNYDDLFILTDRSTKQLCLPLIKPIPKIREARNFTIPNGDSNKNIKFLTKIWKFLSENNATRKSLLINLGGGMLTDMGGFAASTFKRGIPFVNVPTTLLASVDASIGGKTGINNNGLKNEIGTFAPAVAVLIDSIFFKTLDTINLLSGYAEMLKHALLDTLETVNEILCFNISKPNYQKLNDLLFKSVLVKKQIVEKDPKEQGLRKALNLGHTFGHAFESLSYEIRRPIPHGYAVAWGIICELYLSFICLGFDRGHLMKITFFIKKNYGKFDFDSSHYQRLYEFMKNDKKNESGNINFTLLKSIGKIAINQTANSKEINKALDFYKEECF
- a CDS encoding YicC/YloC family endoribonuclease, yielding MLQSMTGFGKAIVKLPNKKVSIEIKSLNSKQLNLNVRIPAVFREKEVEIRDLLFQTVERGKVDFVICIEYTDMKISSQINKDSVGSYFSQVREIAESLNIPFSLDCLPMILSLPGTIETKFVELSEIEWKTIKQAIQEALNAFTEFRLQEGVMLKIIFRNKIRAIGGFLQEIDKYESERIERIRTKLIESIKQIGILSYDENRLEQEMVYYIERLDISEEKARLKNHIEYFLETVEKEKSQGCKLGFIAQEIGREINTLGAKSNHIEMQKIVVQMKDELEQIKEQVQNVL
- the ruvA gene encoding Holliday junction branch migration protein RuvA produces the protein MLDFIKGEIVELIPDSVIIETGNIGYMLFISLNTYFSLTKIKSCKLYIYEVIREETHQLFGFIDKKERQLFTHLISVPGVGANIARMVLSSLSVCELEEIIFSGNVSALQALKGIGNKTAERIIIDLKDKVKPDNIPSSDTIITNISSNITKEAITALITLGFSQSASQKVVNKIVSNNSSSTTIEQIIKKALKLL
- a CDS encoding HIT family protein codes for the protein MSTIFTKIIEGDIPSYKIAENELFYAFLDINPITKGHVLVVSKKEEDYFFNLDDSTLASMVIFAKKVAKAMKKVINCKKIGLMIIGLEIPHAHIHLIPISKESDIYFNNSKKQFVPEQFKIIAESLKSAFEN
- the greA gene encoding transcription elongation factor GreA, which encodes MAINYMTKGGYDKLLEEIVYLESEERPSIIKQIAEAREKGDLSENVEYNAAREAQSILELKITQLKSLVANTRLIDESHIQTNSIQILNKVTLRNIKNGQTTVYTLVSEAETDLKAGKISINTPISKGLIGKKVGEIAEIKTPSGIIYFEILSISI